A stretch of Helicobacter pylori DNA encodes these proteins:
- the hofC gene encoding outer membrane beta-barrel protein HofC, which produces MKLKKRKVVATLLKRFTLPLLFTTGSLGAVTYEVHGDFINFSKVGFNHSPINPVKGIYPTETFVNLTGKLEGSVHLGRGWTVNLGGVLGGQVYDSTRYDRWAKDFTPPSYWDKTSCGTVSSELCMNATKMWQQQGPGGVINTRGIGWEYMGEWNGLFPNYYPANAYLPGHSRRYQVYKANLTYDSSRVHMVMGRFDVTEQEQMDWVYQLFQGFYGTFKLTNKMKFLLFSSWGRGIADGQWLFPIYREKPWGIHKAGIIYRPTKNLMIHPYVYLIPEVETDPGVKIEYDTNPGFSGRGIRNRTTFYALYSYRWNNAEYGRYAPARYNTWDPFLDNGKWRGLQGPGGATLFLRHHIDINNYFVVGGAYLNIGNPNMNLGTWGNIIAVDGIEQWVGSIYSLGFAGIDNITDADAFTEYVKGGGKHGKFSWSVYQRFTTAPRALEYGIGMYLDYQFSKHVKAGLKLVWLEFQIRAGYNPGTGFLGPNGQPLNLNNGLFESSAFAQGPQDMGGIKKSITQDRSHLMTHISYSF; this is translated from the coding sequence ATGAAATTAAAGAAACGAAAAGTTGTAGCTACATTGCTAAAGCGTTTTACATTGCCACTATTGTTCACTACGGGTTCATTAGGGGCGGTTACTTATGAAGTGCATGGGGATTTTATCAACTTCTCCAAAGTGGGTTTTAACCATTCGCCTATTAACCCTGTTAAAGGTATCTATCCCACAGAAACTTTTGTTAACCTTACGGGTAAGCTAGAGGGGTCTGTGCATTTAGGTAGGGGATGGACCGTGAATTTAGGCGGTGTTTTGGGCGGACAAGTTTATGATAGCACTAGGTATGATAGGTGGGCAAAGGATTTTACCCCCCCAAGCTATTGGGATAAAACTTCGTGCGGTACTGTTTCTTCAGAGCTTTGTATGAACGCCACTAAAATGTGGCAACAGCAAGGGCCAGGTGGTGTCATTAACACTAGAGGTATTGGTTGGGAATATATGGGTGAGTGGAACGGCTTGTTCCCTAACTACTATCCGGCTAACGCTTACTTGCCTGGGCATTCAAGGCGCTATCAAGTTTATAAAGCGAATCTCACCTATGATAGCAGTAGAGTTCATATGGTAATGGGGCGTTTTGATGTTACTGAGCAGGAGCAAATGGATTGGGTTTACCAATTGTTCCAAGGTTTTTATGGGACTTTCAAGCTCACGAATAAGATGAAGTTCTTGCTCTTTAGCTCTTGGGGTCGTGGTATCGCTGATGGTCAATGGTTGTTCCCTATCTATCGTGAAAAGCCTTGGGGTATTCATAAAGCCGGTATTATTTATCGCCCTACAAAGAATTTAATGATCCACCCTTATGTGTATCTTATCCCAGAAGTAGAAACAGATCCCGGTGTTAAAATAGAGTATGATACCAATCCGGGGTTTAGTGGTAGGGGTATAAGAAACAGAACGACTTTCTATGCGTTATACAGCTATCGTTGGAATAACGCTGAATACGGTCGTTACGCACCCGCTCGTTATAACACTTGGGATCCGTTCTTGGATAATGGTAAGTGGCGTGGCTTGCAAGGTCCTGGTGGTGCGACGCTCTTTTTACGCCACCATATAGATATTAACAACTACTTTGTGGTTGGTGGTGCTTATCTCAACATTGGTAACCCTAACATGAACTTAGGTACTTGGGGTAACATCATCGCTGTGGATGGTATCGAACAATGGGTTGGCAGTATCTACAGCTTAGGGTTTGCGGGGATTGACAACATTACCGATGCTGATGCGTTCACTGAGTATGTTAAAGGTGGAGGCAAGCATGGTAAGTTCAGTTGGAGCGTTTATCAACGCTTCACTACCGCTCCAAGGGCATTGGAATATGGTATTGGTATGTATCTAGACTATCAGTTCAGCAAACATGTTAAAGCGGGTCTCAAACTCGTGTGGTTAGAGTTCCAAATTCGTGCGGGTTACAACCCTGGAACCGGTTTCCTTGGGCCAAACGGTCAGCCGCTTAACTTGAATAATGGTTTGTTTGAATCTTCGGCGTTCGCGCAAGGTCCTCAAGACATGGGTGGCATTAAAAAGAGTATTACCCAAGACAGAAGCCATTTGATGACACACATCAGTTATAGTTTCTAA
- a CDS encoding sodium-dependent transporter codes for MGNHFSKLGFVLAALGSAIGLGHIWRFPYMTGVSGGGAFVLLFLFLSLSVGAAMFIAEMLLGQSTQKNVIEAFKELDINPKKRWKYAGILLISGPLILTFYGTILGWVLYYLVSVSFNLPNNIQESEQIFTQTLQSIGLQSIGLFSVLFITGWIVSRGIKEGIEKLNLVLMPLLFATFFGLLFYAMSMDSFSKAFHFMFDFKPKDLTSQVFTYSLGQVFFSLSIGLGINITYAAVTDKTQNLLKSTIWVVLSGILISLVAGLMIFTFVFEYGANVSQGTGLIFTSLPVVFGQMGAIGVLVSILFLLALAFAGITSTVALLEPSVMYLTEKYQYSRFKVTWGLVALIFVVGVVLIFSLHKDYKDYLTFFEKSLFDWLDFASSTIIMPLGGMATFIFMGWVLKKEKLRLLSTHFLGPKLFATWYFLLKYITPLIVFSIWLSKIY; via the coding sequence ATGGGTAATCATTTTTCTAAATTAGGATTTGTTTTAGCGGCTTTAGGGAGTGCGATAGGTTTAGGGCATATTTGGCGTTTCCCCTATATGACTGGGGTAAGTGGTGGGGGTGCTTTTGTTTTATTGTTTTTATTTTTATCCTTAAGCGTTGGTGCAGCGATGTTTATCGCTGAAATGCTATTAGGGCAAAGCACGCAAAAAAATGTAATAGAAGCCTTTAAAGAGCTTGACATTAACCCCAAAAAACGCTGGAAATACGCAGGGATTTTGCTTATTTCTGGGCCATTAATACTGACTTTTTACGGCACGATTTTAGGCTGGGTGCTTTATTATTTGGTGAGTGTTAGTTTTAATTTGCCTAACAATATCCAAGAATCTGAACAAATTTTTACTCAAACTTTGCAGTCTATAGGGTTACAATCCATAGGGCTTTTTAGCGTTTTATTCATAACCGGATGGATTGTTTCTAGGGGGATTAAAGAAGGCATTGAAAAACTCAATTTGGTTTTAATGCCCTTACTCTTTGCCACTTTTTTTGGTTTGCTTTTTTATGCGATGAGCATGGATTCTTTTTCTAAAGCTTTCCATTTCATGTTTGATTTCAAACCAAAAGATTTGACCTCTCAAGTGTTCACTTATTCCTTGGGGCAGGTTTTCTTTTCTTTAAGCATCGGTTTAGGGATCAATATCACTTATGCTGCGGTTACGGATAAAACGCAGAATTTGCTTAAAAGCACGATTTGGGTGGTTTTATCAGGGATTTTAATTTCTCTTGTGGCAGGGCTTATGATTTTCACTTTTGTGTTTGAATATGGGGCGAATGTCTCACAAGGCACAGGGTTAATTTTCACTTCTTTACCGGTGGTTTTTGGCCAAATGGGAGCGATAGGCGTTCTTGTTTCGATTCTTTTCTTGCTCGCGCTCGCTTTTGCTGGCATCACTTCTACGGTGGCTTTATTAGAGCCAAGCGTGATGTATCTTACCGAAAAGTATCAATACTCTCGTTTTAAGGTTACTTGGGGTCTTGTAGCGCTAATTTTTGTGGTAGGCGTGGTGTTGATTTTCTCGCTCCATAAGGATTATAAAGATTACCTCACTTTCTTTGAAAAAAGTCTTTTTGATTGGTTGGATTTTGCCTCAAGCACCATTATCATGCCTTTAGGCGGGATGGCAACCTTTATTTTTATGGGCTGGGTTTTGAAAAAAGAAAAATTGCGTCTTTTAAGCACGCACTTTTTAGGCCCTAAATTGTTTGCAACTTGGTATTTCTTGCTTAAATATATCACCCCTTTAATTGTGTTTTCCATTTGGTTGAGCAAGATTTATTAA
- a CDS encoding HpaA family protein, with the protein MERSLIFKKVRVYSKMLVALGLSSVLIGCAMNPSAETKTPNDAKNQVQTHERMKTSSEHVTPLDFNYPIHIAQAPQNHHVVGILAPRIQVSDNLKPYIDKFQDALVNQIQTIFEKRGYQVLRFQDEKALNEQDKRKIFSVLDLKGWVGILEDLKMNLKDPNNPNLDTLVDQSSGSVWFNFYEPESNRVVHDFAVEVGTFQAMTYTYKQSNSGGLNSSNSIIHEDLEKNKEDAIHKILNRMYAVVMRKAVTELTEENIAKYRDAIDRMKGFKSSMPQKK; encoded by the coding sequence ATGGAGCGTTCGCTTATTTTTAAAAAAGTTAGGGTTTATTCTAAAATGTTGGTGGCTTTAGGGCTTTCAAGCGTGTTGATCGGTTGTGCGATGAATCCAAGCGCTGAGACAAAGACACCAAATGACGCCAAAAATCAAGTTCAAACTCATGAAAGAATGAAAACAAGCTCTGAACATGTTACGCCGCTAGATTTTAATTATCCGATACATATTGCTCAAGCCCCACAAAACCACCATGTTGTAGGTATTTTAGCGCCACGCATTCAAGTGAGCGATAATCTAAAACCCTATATTGATAAGTTTCAAGACGCTTTAGTCAATCAAATCCAAACTATTTTTGAAAAAAGAGGCTATCAAGTGTTGCGTTTTCAAGATGAAAAAGCTTTGAACGAGCAAGATAAGAGAAAGATTTTTTCCGTTTTGGATTTGAAAGGGTGGGTAGGAATCTTAGAAGATTTGAAAATGAATTTAAAAGATCCCAATAATCCTAATTTAGACACGCTAGTGGATCAAAGCTCAGGCTCTGTGTGGTTTAATTTTTATGAGCCAGAAAGCAATCGTGTCGTCCATGATTTTGCTGTGGAAGTAGGAACTTTTCAGGCAATGACCTATACTTACAAACAAAGTAATTCTGGAGGGCTTAATTCTTCAAACAGCATTATCCATGAAGATTTGGAAAAGAATAAAGAAGACGCGATACATAAGATCTTAAACAGAATGTATGCGGTTGTCATGAGAAAAGCTGTAACAGAACTTACAGAAGAAAATATCGCCAAATACAGAGACGCTATTGACAGAATGAAAGGCTTTAAAAGTTCTATGCCTCAAAAAAAGTAG
- the rpmB gene encoding 50S ribosomal protein L28, with protein MAKRCTLTFKGPMIGNHVSHANNKNKRRLLPNLRSIKIQLDDGTTKRIKVAASTLRTMRKGA; from the coding sequence ATGGCAAAAAGATGCACTTTAACTTTTAAAGGGCCTATGATAGGCAATCATGTCAGTCATGCGAATAACAAAAACAAACGCCGCTTACTCCCTAACTTGCGATCGATTAAGATCCAATTAGACGACGGCACGACCAAACGCATTAAGGTGGCTGCTTCCACTTTAAGAACCATGCGTAAAGGGGCTTAG
- the murD gene encoding UDP-N-acetylmuramoyl-L-alanine--D-glutamate ligase — protein MKISLLGHGKTTLALGRFFKKNHNEVKFFDDKFLSSFKDSEGFLCYPSKDFNPNDSQLEVVSPGISFTHPLVMKAKHLVSEYDYIDSLFDLVFTPTIISISGTNGKTTTTEMLTALLEDFKAVSGGNIGTPLIELFEKQSPLWVLETSSFSLHYTNKAYPLIYLLINVKADHLTWHCNFENYLNAKLKVLTLMPKTSLAILPLKFKEHPIIQNSQVQKIFFDHSEEVLEYLEIPSNALFFKGAFLLDAALALLVYEQFLKIKNLKWQDYRENALKRLNAFKIGSHKMEEFRDKQGRLWVDDSKATNIDATLQALKTFKNQKIHLILGGDIKGVNLTPLFEEFKNYKISLYAIGSSAFIIQALALEFNVSCQVCLKLEKAVQKIKSVLLQNEIALLSPSAASLDQFSSYKERGEKFKAFVLKD, from the coding sequence ATGAAAATCTCTTTATTGGGGCATGGTAAAACCACTCTAGCCCTAGGGCGTTTTTTTAAAAAAAACCATAACGAAGTCAAATTTTTTGACGATAAATTCCTTTCATCTTTTAAAGATAGCGAGGGTTTTCTTTGCTATCCCAGTAAGGATTTTAACCCTAATGATTCCCAACTAGAGGTAGTCAGCCCTGGCATTAGTTTTACGCACCCTTTAGTCATGAAAGCCAAGCATTTAGTGAGCGAATACGATTATATTGACAGCTTGTTTGATTTGGTTTTCACGCCTACTATAATCAGTATTAGCGGCACTAATGGTAAAACCACCACGACCGAAATGCTCACTGCGCTTTTAGAAGATTTTAAGGCTGTGAGTGGGGGGAATATCGGCACGCCCTTGATTGAATTGTTTGAAAAACAATCGCCCTTGTGGGTGTTAGAAACAAGCTCTTTTTCTTTGCATTACACGAATAAGGCTTACCCTTTAATTTACTTGCTCATCAATGTCAAAGCTGATCATTTGACTTGGCATTGCAATTTTGAAAATTATTTGAACGCTAAACTCAAGGTTTTAACATTGATGCCTAAAACTTCGCTCGCTATCCTCCCTTTAAAATTCAAAGAACACCCCATTATTCAAAACTCGCAAGTGCAAAAAATCTTTTTTGATCACAGCGAAGAAGTTTTAGAGTATTTAGAAATCCCTTCCAACGCCCTTTTTTTTAAGGGAGCGTTTTTATTAGACGCTGCTTTAGCCCTTTTAGTTTATGAGCAATTTTTAAAAATAAAGAATTTAAAATGGCAAGATTATAGAGAAAACGCCCTTAAAAGGCTGAACGCTTTTAAAATCGGCTCGCATAAAATGGAAGAATTTAGGGATAAACAAGGGCGTTTGTGGGTAGATGACAGCAAGGCCACGAATATTGATGCCACCTTACAAGCTCTAAAAACCTTTAAAAACCAAAAAATCCATTTGATTTTAGGGGGCGATATTAAAGGGGTCAATTTAACCCCCCTTTTTGAAGAGTTTAAAAACTATAAGATAAGCCTTTATGCGATAGGATCAAGCGCTTTTATTATCCAAGCCTTAGCGTTAGAATTTAATGTTTCTTGTCAAGTTTGTTTAAAGTTAGAAAAAGCGGTTCAAAAAATTAAAAGCGTTTTATTGCAAAATGAAATCGCTTTGCTTTCACCCAGCGCAGCCAGTTTGGATCAATTCTCTTCGTATAAAGAAAGGGGTGAAAAATTTAAGGCGTTTGTTTTAAAAGATTAA
- a CDS encoding HP0495 family protein, with protein MPSDSKKPTIIYPCLWDYRVIMTTNDTSALKELLETYQRPFKLEFKNTSKNAKFYSFNVSMEVSNEEERNEIFQKISQLEVVAHAL; from the coding sequence ATGCCGTCTGATTCAAAAAAACCCACCATTATTTACCCTTGCCTTTGGGATTATAGGGTGATTATGACCACTAACGATACAAGCGCGTTAAAAGAGCTTTTAGAAACCTACCAACGCCCCTTTAAATTGGAATTTAAAAACACTTCTAAAAACGCTAAATTTTATAGCTTTAATGTTTCTATGGAAGTTTCAAACGAAGAAGAACGGAACGAGATTTTTCAAAAAATTTCACAATTAGAGGTTGTGGCGCATGCGCTTTAA
- the ybgC gene encoding acyl-CoA thioesterase YbgC translates to MRCRVYYEDTDSEGVVYHANYLKYCERARSEFFFKKNVLPENEEGVFVIRSIKADFFTPASLGQVLEIRTQIKELRKVFVVLFQEIYCIQNASLEPMKPFKVFASEIKFGFVNRSTYSPIAIPKLFKELFNAV, encoded by the coding sequence ATGCGCTGTAGGGTATATTACGAAGATACCGACTCTGAAGGCGTGGTCTATCATGCGAATTATTTGAAATATTGCGAAAGGGCTAGGAGCGAGTTTTTTTTTAAAAAAAATGTCTTGCCCGAAAATGAAGAAGGCGTGTTTGTCATCCGCTCTATCAAAGCGGATTTTTTCACCCCTGCGAGTTTGGGACAAGTCTTAGAAATAAGAACGCAAATTAAAGAATTAAGAAAGGTTTTTGTGGTGCTTTTTCAAGAAATTTATTGCATCCAAAACGCTTCTTTAGAGCCTATGAAGCCTTTTAAAGTCTTTGCTTCAGAAATCAAGTTTGGCTTTGTCAACCGCTCTACATACAGCCCTATTGCCATTCCTAAATTGTTTAAGGAGCTGTTCAATGCCGTCTGA
- the mraY gene encoding phospho-N-acetylmuramoyl-pentapeptide-transferase gives MLYSLLYGYFNINLFQYLTFRAGLGFFIAFFLTLFLMPRFILWAKAKKANQPISSFVPSHQNKKDTPTMGGIVFVFATIVASVLCASLGNLYVLLGIIVLVGFSFVGFRDDYTKINQQNNAGMSAKMKFGMLFILSLMVSVLLSLKGLDTFLYAPFLKNPLFEMPMMLAVGFWVLVFLSTSNAVNLTDGLDGLASVPSIFTLLSLSIFVYVAGNAEFSKYLLYPKVIDVGELFVVSLALVGSLFGFLWYNCNPASVFMGDSGSLAIGGFIAYNAIVSHNEILLVLMGSIFVVETLSVILQVGSYKTRKKRLFLMAPIHHHFEQRGWAENKVIVRFWIISMLSNLIALLSLKVR, from the coding sequence ATGCTCTATTCTTTACTATATGGCTATTTTAATATCAATCTTTTCCAATACTTGACTTTTAGAGCAGGGTTAGGGTTTTTCATAGCCTTTTTCCTCACGCTTTTTTTAATGCCTAGATTCATTCTATGGGCCAAGGCTAAAAAGGCTAACCAGCCCATTTCTAGCTTTGTGCCAAGCCACCAGAATAAAAAGGATACCCCTACGATGGGGGGGATTGTGTTTGTTTTTGCAACCATTGTTGCGAGCGTGTTGTGCGCGTCTTTGGGTAATCTTTATGTGTTGTTAGGGATAATCGTGTTAGTGGGCTTTAGTTTTGTGGGTTTTAGAGACGATTACACTAAAATCAACCAACAAAATAACGCCGGGATGAGCGCGAAAATGAAATTTGGCATGCTGTTTATCCTTTCGCTTATGGTGTCTGTTTTATTGAGCCTTAAGGGGTTAGACACTTTTTTATACGCGCCGTTTTTGAAAAACCCTTTGTTTGAAATGCCCATGATGTTAGCGGTTGGTTTTTGGGTGTTGGTTTTTTTATCCACGAGCAATGCGGTGAATTTAACCGATGGGTTAGACGGCTTAGCGAGCGTGCCTAGCATTTTCACCCTTTTAAGCCTTTCTATCTTTGTGTATGTGGCAGGGAATGCGGAATTTTCTAAATATTTGCTCTATCCTAAAGTCATAGATGTGGGGGAATTGTTTGTTGTCTCGCTAGCGTTAGTGGGATCGCTCTTTGGCTTTTTGTGGTATAACTGCAACCCGGCAAGCGTGTTTATGGGTGATAGCGGGAGTTTGGCAATAGGGGGGTTTATCGCTTATAACGCTATTGTTTCGCATAATGAAATCTTACTCGTTTTAATGGGATCTATTTTTGTGGTAGAAACTTTGTCTGTGATCTTGCAAGTAGGGAGTTATAAAACCCGTAAAAAACGCCTTTTTTTAATGGCGCCAATCCATCATCATTTTGAACAAAGGGGCTGGGCAGAAAATAAGGTGATCGTGCGTTTTTGGATCATTTCTATGCTGAGTAATTTAATCGCTCTTTTAAGTTTGAAGGTGCGTTAA
- a CDS encoding potassium channel family protein, giving the protein MFEKLKFFKIKKDDENQPEVNLNSEIYEQFKVFRLPLILIQLLVLLGTLGYFALENYSLMQAFFQTTYTMTATGFGALNESQFGPISIFLTSILMFFGAGIIAFSVAILVSVVNKGTLTRLIKEKGMIYKIARLKDHYVICYHNEYTIELSKQFRSAQIPFVVVDNDPSFEEEAIKHKYPYYIIGDPHTNLAMLKTHLSSARGVVALSKILPVNVALMVSVRLFEKELKRKPYYIIASAHSDEGLEKLKKLGADMVVSPTKLMAQRVSAMAVRPDMENILERFINKKDTLLDLEEVIVPKTSWLVLRKLKEAHFREIAKAFVIGITQKDGKYIPMPDGETIIASESKLLMVGTSEGVATCKQLIANHQRPKEVDYISL; this is encoded by the coding sequence TTGTTTGAAAAGTTGAAATTTTTTAAAATCAAAAAAGACGATGAAAATCAGCCAGAAGTCAATTTAAATTCTGAAATCTATGAGCAATTTAAGGTCTTTAGACTCCCGCTTATTTTAATCCAATTGCTCGTGCTTTTAGGCACTCTGGGATACTTCGCCCTAGAAAATTATAGCCTTATGCAAGCTTTCTTTCAAACGACTTACACCATGACAGCTACAGGGTTTGGCGCTTTAAATGAAAGCCAGTTTGGGCCTATAAGTATTTTTTTAACTTCCATTTTAATGTTTTTTGGGGCAGGAATTATTGCCTTTAGCGTGGCTATTTTAGTTAGCGTGGTCAATAAAGGCACGCTTACCCGATTGATTAAGGAGAAAGGTATGATTTATAAAATCGCGCGCCTTAAGGATCATTATGTGATTTGTTACCACAACGAATACACCATTGAATTGAGCAAGCAGTTCCGCTCCGCTCAAATCCCCTTTGTGGTCGTGGATAATGACCCTAGTTTTGAAGAAGAAGCCATTAAGCACAAATACCCCTACTATATCATAGGCGATCCGCACACCAATTTAGCCATGCTAAAAACCCACTTAAGCAGCGCTAGGGGCGTTGTGGCTTTGTCTAAGATTTTACCGGTGAATGTGGCGTTAATGGTGAGCGTGCGCTTGTTTGAAAAGGAATTAAAGCGCAAACCTTATTATATCATTGCGAGCGCGCATAGCGATGAAGGCTTAGAAAAATTAAAAAAATTAGGGGCTGATATGGTGGTTTCCCCTACAAAGCTTATGGCGCAGAGAGTGAGCGCGATGGCGGTGCGTCCGGATATGGAAAATATCTTAGAGCGTTTTATCAATAAAAAAGACACGCTTTTAGACTTAGAGGAAGTGATTGTCCCTAAAACCAGCTGGCTTGTGTTAAGGAAATTAAAAGAAGCCCATTTTAGAGAGATCGCTAAAGCGTTTGTGATTGGTATCACTCAAAAAGATGGCAAATACATCCCCATGCCTGACGGGGAAACGATTATTGCAAGCGAATCCAAGCTATTGATGGTTGGCACTTCAGAAGGCGTTGCAACCTGTAAGCAACTCATTGCCAACCATCAAAGACCCAAAGAAGTGGATTACATTTCCTTGTGA
- the hofD gene encoding outer membrane beta-barrel protein HofD — protein sequence MEIKKYFSYSLFFLLFSSLFLSKLQAYKFNMSIVGKVSSYTKFGFNNQRYQPSKDIYPTGSYTSLLGELNLSMGLYKGLRAEVGAMMAALPYDSTAYQGNNIPNGQPGSRTDPFGAGIFWQYIGWYAGHSGLNVQKPRLAMVHNAFLSYNYKKDKFSFGVKGGRYDAEEYDWFTSYTQGVEGFVKYKDTRFRVMYSDARASASSDWFWYFGRYYTSGKALMIADLKYEKDNLKINPYFYAIFQRMYAPGINITYDTNPNFNNKGFRFVGTFVGFFPIFATPANQNDIILFQQVPLGKSGQTYFFRTRFYYNKWQFGGSVYKNIGNANGDIGIYGDPLGYNIWTNSIYDAEINNIVGADVINGFLYVGSQYRGFSWKILGRWTDSPRADERSLALFLSYFSNKYNIRMDLKLEYYGNITKKGYCIGYCGMYVPTDPNGPGTQPLTHNVYSDRSHIMFNITYGFRIY from the coding sequence TTGGAAATTAAGAAATATTTTTCTTACTCTCTATTTTTTTTGCTTTTTTCTAGTCTTTTTTTATCCAAACTTCAAGCTTATAAATTCAACATGAGTATTGTTGGAAAGGTGAGCAGCTATACCAAGTTTGGCTTTAACAACCAAAGATACCAGCCCTCCAAAGACATTTATCCTACAGGTAGCTACACTTCTTTGCTCGGCGAATTGAATTTGAGCATGGGTTTATACAAGGGTTTGAGAGCGGAAGTGGGGGCGATGATGGCAGCGCTCCCCTATGACTCTACCGCCTATCAAGGCAACAATATCCCTAACGGCCAGCCTGGCTCTAGGACCGATCCTTTTGGGGCGGGTATCTTTTGGCAATATATTGGTTGGTATGCAGGGCATAGTGGTTTAAATGTGCAAAAACCTCGTTTAGCTATGGTGCATAACGCTTTTTTGAGCTACAACTACAAAAAAGACAAATTCAGTTTTGGCGTGAAAGGGGGGCGCTATGATGCTGAAGAGTATGATTGGTTCACTTCTTACACTCAAGGGGTTGAAGGCTTTGTCAAATACAAAGACACCAGATTCAGAGTGATGTATTCAGACGCTAGGGCTTCAGCGTCAAGCGACTGGTTTTGGTATTTTGGGCGTTACTATACAAGCGGTAAGGCTCTAATGATTGCGGATTTAAAATACGAAAAAGACAACCTAAAAATCAACCCGTATTTTTATGCGATCTTTCAAAGAATGTATGCGCCAGGCATTAATATCACTTATGACACCAACCCTAATTTCAACAATAAGGGCTTTCGTTTTGTAGGCACTTTCGTGGGGTTTTTCCCCATTTTTGCCACTCCAGCTAATCAAAATGATATTATCCTCTTCCAACAAGTGCCGTTAGGAAAGAGCGGGCAAACTTATTTCTTCCGCACCCGTTTTTACTATAATAAGTGGCAATTTGGGGGTAGTGTCTATAAAAATATCGGTAACGCTAATGGTGATATAGGTATTTATGGCGACCCTTTGGGGTATAACATTTGGACGAATAGTATTTATGACGCAGAAATTAACAATATTGTTGGTGCTGATGTTATTAACGGGTTTTTGTATGTAGGCTCACAATATAGAGGTTTTAGTTGGAAAATTTTAGGCCGTTGGACGGATAGCCCAAGGGCTGATGAAAGGAGTCTCGCGCTCTTTTTGAGTTATTTTTCTAATAAATATAATATTAGAATGGATTTAAAACTAGAATATTATGGCAATATCACCAAAAAAGGCTATTGTATTGGGTATTGTGGCATGTATGTTCCAACCGATCCTAACGGGCCTGGCACGCAACCTTTAACACACAATGTGTATTCTGACCGAAGCCATATAATGTTTAACATCACTTATGGTTTTAGAATTTACTAG
- a CDS encoding catalase family peroxidase produces the protein MKKIGLSLCLVLSLGFLKAHEVSAKEIADIFYKLNAKEPKMKINHTKGFCAKGVFLPNPQAREALEVPLLNEKEIPASVRYSLGGAMMDDKSKVRGMALKLENQNASWTMVMLNTEINFAKNPNEFAQFFEMRIPKNGKVDEARIKKLYEEVPSYRNFATYMKTIGISSSVANTPYYSVHAFRFKDKKEELLSARWKFVPKEGIKYLNPQELKQKDSNYLLSSFQQHLKTKPIEYQMYLVFANQNDATNDTTALWKGKHKELLVGTLKVEKYEGMGCNKDVYFPADLPKGVEAPTDPLFQIRNEVYGITFSRRQ, from the coding sequence ATGAAAAAAATTGGTTTGAGCTTGTGTTTGGTTTTGAGTTTGGGTTTTTTAAAAGCCCATGAAGTGAGCGCCAAAGAGATTGCGGATATTTTCTACAAGCTCAACGCCAAAGAGCCTAAAATGAAAATCAACCACACTAAGGGGTTTTGCGCTAAAGGCGTGTTCCTCCCTAACCCGCAAGCAAGAGAGGCTTTAGAGGTGCCATTACTCAATGAAAAAGAAATCCCTGCGTCTGTAAGGTATTCTTTAGGGGGCGCGATGATGGACGATAAAAGCAAAGTTAGGGGAATGGCGTTAAAATTAGAAAATCAAAACGCTAGCTGGACAATGGTGATGCTCAATACAGAAATCAATTTTGCCAAAAACCCTAACGAATTCGCTCAATTCTTTGAGATGAGGATCCCTAAAAATGGCAAGGTGGATGAAGCAAGAATCAAAAAGCTTTATGAAGAAGTCCCCTCTTATAGGAATTTTGCCACCTATATGAAAACGATAGGAATTAGCTCAAGCGTGGCTAACACGCCTTATTATAGCGTGCATGCGTTCAGGTTTAAAGATAAGAAAGAGGAATTATTGTCTGCGAGATGGAAATTTGTGCCTAAAGAGGGCATTAAGTATCTTAACCCCCAAGAATTAAAGCAAAAAGATTCAAATTATCTGCTTTCTTCATTCCAACAACACCTTAAAACTAAGCCCATAGAATACCAAATGTATCTGGTGTTTGCGAATCAAAATGATGCCACCAACGACACGACCGCGCTTTGGAAAGGCAAACATAAGGAATTATTAGTAGGGACCTTGAAAGTTGAAAAATACGAAGGAATGGGTTGCAATAAAGATGTGTATTTCCCAGCTGATCTCCCTAAAGGCGTAGAAGCCCCTACTGATCCCTTATTCCAAATCAGGAATGAAGTTTATGGGATCACTTTTAGCAGAAGGCAATAA